A stretch of the Streptococcus himalayensis genome encodes the following:
- a CDS encoding HesA/MoeB/ThiF family protein has protein sequence MKFPYFKKQLSLIPYGEKLSIGATPDFALEITDQSGLVYDILCNCNGINTIGDIYNKLKYKYNDLDIEEVIDITDRLSSYPLILEDYALTVESSLTPREIERHSRTMNFLSNFDYLGTEKVNYMKKIISSNVLIIGLGGVGSSLAMNLAALGVQKLYGVDFDKVDLSNLNRQLLYSESDVGCLKSEAAKKKLDMFDSSIQFTTFQLEITCMEDVETLIKEYNIDFVFCAADQPSIWIYKWINEACLNTQTAWIYGGNSEASSYFQTIIPKETSCFNCRELNLKEFSTEGYLKYTEVKNHGYATQNNCLAATSSCITSFMIFDFIRYITKFETPRVINQLFTLDYRDYTISYLPVKKNQMCNCR, from the coding sequence ATGAAATTTCCATATTTTAAAAAACAGCTATCTTTAATACCATATGGTGAAAAGCTATCCATTGGTGCTACTCCAGATTTTGCATTAGAGATAACTGATCAAAGTGGTTTAGTTTATGATATATTATGTAACTGTAATGGAATTAATACCATTGGTGATATATACAACAAATTAAAATATAAATACAATGATTTAGATATTGAAGAAGTAATTGATATTACTGATAGGCTTTCAAGTTATCCTTTGATTCTCGAAGACTATGCATTAACAGTAGAGAGTTCATTGACTCCTAGAGAGATTGAACGCCATAGTCGTACAATGAATTTCTTATCAAATTTTGATTATCTTGGAACAGAAAAAGTTAATTACATGAAGAAAATTATAAGTTCTAATGTATTAATTATTGGGTTAGGTGGTGTAGGTTCCTCGTTAGCAATGAATTTAGCAGCTTTAGGAGTACAAAAACTTTATGGAGTAGATTTCGATAAAGTAGATTTATCTAATTTAAATAGACAATTATTATATTCTGAATCTGATGTGGGTTGTTTAAAATCTGAGGCGGCGAAGAAAAAATTAGATATGTTTGATAGTTCTATTCAGTTTACTACTTTTCAGTTAGAGATAACATGCATGGAGGATGTAGAAACGCTAATAAAAGAATACAATATTGATTTTGTATTTTGTGCAGCAGATCAACCTTCAATCTGGATATATAAATGGATTAATGAAGCGTGTCTTAATACACAAACTGCATGGATATATGGTGGAAATAGTGAAGCCTCCTCATATTTTCAAACAATCATTCCTAAAGAAACAAGTTGTTTTAACTGCCGAGAACTAAATTTAAAAGAGTTTTCGACTGAAGGTTACTTAAAATATACTGAAGTAAAAAATCATGGATATGCAACACAAAATAATTGTCTAGCAGCAACATCATCGTGTATTACTTCATTTATGATTTTTGACTTTATTAGATATATTACAAAATTTGAAACTCCTAGGGTTATTAATCAATTATTTACTTTGGACTATAGAGATTATACAATTTCTTATTTACCAGTGAAAAAAAATCAAATGTGTAATTGTAGATAA
- a CDS encoding arginase family protein, with protein sequence MKIKKEYISARNIENNIELSNLQTGQKIIVNEYTYNVILKMVEGSFHYEGADASEINLILNYLQEINLVESDLNYNLPPVIKSEILSSNVNNNTNIIFIGVPYDAGSTGTTGSKIAPEYFRKYFSGVSNSYNNLFMENCDYQYKSNILGRVIDIGDILYLPGESIMDFQDRVKDVISLNSSSKILVMGGDHSISCSIVESLSTDSKQNIVFVKFDAHYDCSGTFRKLPLNHHNYIEKIREFEGINEIIHVGVREPKLPFYNICDDKVFNEYDDFKGYFSRGEVKNIYISIDIDVLEPLRNPGTTYQVPEGFEIDDLLKYLKLLKKHNIVGADIVEYNPLLDKNNVSLYNVKKIFEKLVEIMECSQ encoded by the coding sequence ATGAAGATAAAAAAAGAATATATATCAGCTAGAAATATTGAGAATAATATTGAGTTATCAAACTTACAAACAGGTCAAAAGATTATTGTAAATGAATACACTTATAATGTAATTTTGAAGATGGTTGAAGGTTCTTTTCATTATGAGGGTGCAGATGCTAGTGAAATAAATTTAATTTTAAATTATTTACAGGAAATTAATCTAGTAGAATCTGATTTAAATTATAATCTTCCTCCGGTGATCAAATCAGAGATATTATCAAGTAATGTAAATAATAACACTAATATTATATTTATCGGAGTTCCTTATGATGCTGGTTCTACGGGGACAACTGGCTCTAAAATAGCGCCGGAGTATTTTAGAAAATATTTTTCAGGAGTTTCAAATAGCTATAATAATCTCTTTATGGAAAATTGCGATTATCAATATAAAAGTAATATATTGGGTAGAGTAATAGATATTGGAGATATCCTTTATCTTCCGGGAGAATCTATAATGGATTTTCAGGACAGAGTAAAAGATGTCATATCATTAAATTCAAGTTCAAAAATCCTAGTTATGGGAGGAGATCATTCAATTTCGTGTTCAATAGTTGAATCCTTATCAACTGACTCTAAACAAAATATAGTTTTTGTAAAATTTGATGCCCACTATGATTGTTCTGGAACTTTTAGAAAGCTTCCGTTAAATCATCACAATTATATTGAAAAAATTAGGGAATTTGAAGGAATTAATGAGATTATACATGTTGGAGTCAGAGAGCCAAAACTCCCATTTTATAATATTTGTGATGATAAAGTATTTAACGAATATGATGATTTTAAGGGATATTTTTCAAGAGGTGAGGTCAAAAATATCTATATCTCAATTGATATTGATGTATTGGAGCCATTAAGAAATCCAGGTACCACCTATCAAGTTCCGGAAGGATTTGAAATTGATGATTTACTAAAATATTTAAAGTTATTAAAAAAACATAATATAGTTGGAGCTGACATAGTTGAATACAATCCATTGCTTGATAAAAATAATGTATCGCTTTACAATGTGAAAAAAATTTTTGAAAAATTAGTAGAAATAATGGAGTGTAGTCAATGA
- a CDS encoding isochorismatase family cysteine hydrolase: protein MKALIILDCQNGMFSRGNFEVLRNNILKLQNIFKSNGDIIISTKHIDNDKESIIYSGDISGLLDEQLSKLSNFIIEKDSPNIFKSKELNDILLNNQINEIVITGFNAEYCCLFSAIIASDRGYKVTYIEDATATVNNGNTYDMQDLDITDFVGCILDWSGEVEVLYFEEFSKKN, encoded by the coding sequence ATGAAGGCATTAATTATTTTAGATTGTCAAAATGGAATGTTTTCTAGAGGAAATTTTGAAGTTCTAAGAAACAATATTTTGAAATTGCAAAATATTTTTAAATCGAACGGAGACATCATTATTAGCACAAAGCATATTGACAATGATAAAGAAAGTATTATTTATAGTGGAGATATAAGTGGACTTTTGGATGAGCAGCTATCAAAACTTTCCAATTTTATTATTGAAAAAGACTCTCCGAATATCTTCAAAAGTAAAGAATTGAATGATATTTTATTAAATAATCAAATAAATGAAATTGTTATTACAGGTTTCAATGCTGAGTACTGTTGTCTATTTTCTGCAATTATTGCTTCAGATAGAGGTTATAAAGTTACGTATATTGAAGATGCAACCGCAACGGTTAACAATGGTAATACCTATGACATGCAAGATTTAGATATTACTGATTTTGTGGGTTGTATATTGGATTGGTCGGGAGAAGTTGAGGTTTTATATTTTGAAGAGTTCAGCAAAAAAAATTAA
- a CDS encoding TetR/AcrR family transcriptional regulator, with protein MESNKRQKTKRIIEQAMVELLKHDSFNQISTVQLTETAGISRSSFYTHYRDKYDMIEHYQEKLFHQLEYIFDKYSQDKYQAILEVFEFLAQEALLSALLTENGTKEIQTFLRHKLQIMLAEDLQERFGSRCLSPLETEYSHVYLTNAFFGVCQMWIARGKKESPTQMADFLLKMLE; from the coding sequence ATGGAAAGTAACAAACGTCAAAAAACTAAGCGAATCATCGAGCAGGCCATGGTCGAGCTCCTCAAACATGATTCCTTTAATCAGATTAGCACTGTGCAACTGACAGAGACAGCTGGCATTAGCCGCAGTAGTTTTTATACCCACTACCGCGATAAGTATGATATGATTGAGCATTACCAAGAAAAGCTCTTCCACCAGTTGGAATATATCTTTGATAAATACTCCCAAGACAAGTACCAAGCGATTCTGGAAGTTTTTGAATTCCTTGCTCAAGAAGCCCTATTATCCGCCTTATTGACTGAAAATGGTACTAAGGAAATCCAGACTTTTCTCCGCCATAAATTGCAGATTATGTTGGCTGAGGATCTGCAAGAACGATTTGGTAGCAGGTGCCTTTCCCCGCTTGAGACAGAGTACAGCCATGTCTATCTAACCAATGCCTTTTTCGGTGTCTGCCAGATGTGGATTGCCAGAGGCAAAAAAGAAAGCCCCACCCAAATGGCGGACTTTCTTCTAAAAATGTTGGAGTAA